The following are from one region of the Litorilinea aerophila genome:
- a CDS encoding choice-of-anchor U domain-containing protein produces MAFEMVGLSPGSGITLTLVVHDGPMATGYWKYGPTPDDAEAHWYEFGYDPATGTGAEILGRTIRLHLVDGGRGDGDLTANGVIADPGGPGGVALDEFLYLPVIWR; encoded by the coding sequence TTGGCCTTTGAAATGGTGGGGTTGAGCCCGGGGAGCGGCATCACCCTGACCCTCGTGGTCCACGATGGTCCGATGGCCACGGGGTACTGGAAGTACGGGCCCACGCCGGACGATGCGGAAGCGCACTGGTACGAGTTCGGCTACGATCCAGCCACGGGGACGGGTGCGGAGATCCTGGGGCGGACGATCCGGCTGCACCTGGTGGACGGGGGCCGCGGGGACGGGGATCTCACGGCCAACGGGGTGATAGCGGATCCGGGCGGTCCGGGAGGCGTAGCGCTGGACGAGTTCCTGTACCTGCCGGTGATCTGGAGATAG
- a CDS encoding CARDB domain-containing protein → MEPLPTPIPSGVDGSEIRPRLSAWPTPTATPAVSTARSSTMPPLLQPVRSLSVPPAGEFPISALPLTSEEAPSIDGNRVVWFDDRSQGPTDVWGYDLAGGKEFQVTSHGAAQLFTDISGDVVVYEDNRNGTWDIYATRLSTGEVFAVATGPGHQRFPRIWEDYIVYHDETGDYWQADVYLYQISISTTFPLAVAAGFQGDPDIDNGWVVWRDNRENTWQVRGYRIEDNTYHLLEPGTECRGEIRHPRVSGNTVVWQNECFGWPDPGYDILGYDLVENRRFTVFTGPGQQEHPAVSDHLIIWQDRDAYGNWDVFVYVRADGTVFPVTLEPSQQINPAVSGNTVVWQDNRNHTWDVYGFVWDGQVPPASAPKALSNPRDLHVGASPQGAIRLSWTDNITNELGFVVQRAEGIFGTEWRDWITLPANTTVYTDVDTVVGESYWYRVRAYNNAGDSSYSNESYSTAFDAVPNLDERYMHVLINEARMDPGAWGYPDLAAVNPLGWHPNLAYSARAHALGMNNSNCCQGHVDLAGRGPSERAYDSGYPYGTGENLFQATSGREGMEWAHQGFMDSEGHRNNIMAADLRQVAVGFAPGGRGTLVEVFSGGPPGTTVPALPSGMAVPYTGTVETTFDYLVSFWNEQMLPPHTANVVIDDVAYPMSLRSGQRGRGTYQFSISLPLGIHRYHFKFTWDNPVQVARLPAIGEFTGPYVREYMPEFAFDAWSHGSAVVGYPTELRMWVWNVGEVAAEDVVVAMYRGDPREGGVQIGATQVITRLEAGESRMVAVEWTPDRVGQETIYVWVDPENTIQEVNEANNLTSFPVSVREANLTWYVDASVTKSGDGRLPETAFKTIGEAIPHALFGDTIQVAAGRYQEQVAVPAGVSLVGEGWSQSVIDAGGAEGPVVRLGTDSSLQGFTIQGSADGYFNAGVWIEQGAVVVRENRITGNAFGVWAWFESDQAQVTIEGNIIDRNSRGGVNSNEHPVLIVRNNTVVQNDEGGVVLNHSAGLAENNLIIGNGGSGLVNLVGATVRYNDVWGNNDVWGNGVDYVGGGPGEGGLSMDPMFRDMANGDYRLHAGSPAIGRGTPAGTDMGALPFTPKGTPPSELQIREAGEFQWEVTWSESGAQGYHVYIGTSPGLYSYRFDAGRETRYLLNLLSGLLGNLTYYVAVTGYDDLGDETDISAEVSFSVQAQEHFLYLPLLQTQ, encoded by the coding sequence ATGGAGCCGCTGCCCACGCCGATCCCGTCCGGTGTAGATGGCAGCGAGATCCGGCCGCGCCTGTCCGCCTGGCCCACGCCCACCGCAACACCGGCCGTCTCCACGGCCCGCTCCTCTACCATGCCGCCCTTGCTCCAACCGGTTCGTTCCCTCTCCGTACCGCCGGCTGGGGAGTTCCCCATCTCGGCCCTCCCGTTGACCAGCGAGGAAGCGCCATCCATAGATGGGAACAGGGTCGTCTGGTTCGATGATCGCTCCCAGGGCCCCACGGATGTGTGGGGCTATGACCTGGCCGGTGGGAAGGAATTCCAGGTCACGTCTCACGGTGCCGCCCAGCTCTTTACGGACATCAGCGGCGACGTGGTGGTCTATGAGGACAACCGCAACGGCACCTGGGACATCTACGCAACCCGGCTGAGCACCGGTGAGGTGTTTGCCGTGGCCACCGGACCTGGACACCAACGGTTTCCTCGTATCTGGGAGGATTACATTGTCTATCACGATGAAACGGGCGACTACTGGCAGGCGGACGTGTATCTATACCAGATTAGCATCAGCACAACCTTTCCGCTGGCGGTGGCCGCGGGATTTCAGGGCGATCCAGACATCGATAACGGCTGGGTTGTGTGGCGAGACAATCGCGAAAATACCTGGCAGGTCCGGGGCTATCGGATTGAGGACAATACATACCATCTCCTGGAGCCGGGAACCGAATGCAGAGGCGAGATCCGTCACCCCCGTGTGAGCGGCAACACAGTGGTCTGGCAGAACGAGTGTTTCGGCTGGCCCGATCCGGGCTATGACATCCTCGGGTATGATCTGGTGGAGAACCGCCGCTTCACTGTCTTTACAGGGCCGGGACAGCAGGAACACCCCGCTGTCTCCGACCACTTGATCATTTGGCAGGACAGGGACGCCTACGGGAACTGGGATGTGTTTGTCTATGTGCGTGCAGATGGAACTGTGTTCCCCGTCACCCTGGAGCCTAGCCAGCAGATCAATCCGGCAGTCAGCGGGAACACAGTGGTCTGGCAGGACAACCGAAACCATACTTGGGATGTCTACGGCTTTGTGTGGGACGGACAAGTCCCCCCGGCATCTGCACCGAAGGCGCTTTCCAATCCACGCGATCTGCACGTGGGAGCATCCCCCCAGGGGGCCATCCGCCTGTCCTGGACGGACAACATCACCAATGAGCTGGGCTTCGTGGTGCAGCGTGCAGAAGGGATCTTCGGCACGGAATGGCGCGATTGGATCACCTTGCCGGCGAACACGACCGTTTACACCGATGTCGACACCGTAGTGGGAGAAAGCTACTGGTACCGTGTGCGCGCCTACAATAACGCTGGGGATTCGAGCTATTCCAACGAGTCCTACAGCACCGCTTTTGACGCTGTGCCCAACCTGGATGAGCGGTACATGCATGTCCTGATCAACGAGGCACGCATGGATCCAGGGGCATGGGGGTATCCAGATTTGGCCGCAGTGAATCCTTTGGGATGGCATCCCAATCTTGCCTACTCCGCACGCGCCCATGCTTTGGGAATGAATAATTCCAACTGCTGTCAAGGTCATGTCGATCTGGCCGGCCGGGGCCCAAGTGAGCGCGCCTACGACAGCGGATACCCCTACGGGACAGGGGAGAATCTGTTCCAAGCCACATCAGGGCGGGAAGGGATGGAGTGGGCCCATCAGGGCTTCATGGACAGCGAGGGACACCGTAACAACATCATGGCGGCCGACCTGAGGCAGGTGGCCGTGGGCTTTGCGCCGGGTGGCCGAGGCACCCTGGTGGAAGTGTTCAGCGGCGGGCCTCCTGGCACCACAGTGCCTGCGTTACCCAGTGGCATGGCAGTGCCCTACACTGGCACAGTGGAGACCACATTTGATTATCTGGTCTCCTTCTGGAACGAACAGATGTTGCCTCCCCACACGGCAAATGTGGTGATCGACGATGTGGCGTATCCCATGTCCTTGCGTAGTGGCCAGAGGGGTCGAGGCACCTACCAGTTCAGCATATCCCTACCTTTGGGCATTCATCGATATCATTTTAAATTCACATGGGACAACCCTGTCCAAGTAGCTCGCTTGCCTGCTATAGGGGAATTTACCGGCCCCTATGTGCGCGAGTACATGCCGGAGTTCGCCTTCGATGCTTGGAGTCACGGGTCTGCGGTAGTGGGCTATCCGACGGAGCTGCGCATGTGGGTGTGGAACGTGGGAGAGGTGGCCGCGGAGGATGTGGTCGTGGCCATGTACCGGGGGGATCCTCGGGAGGGCGGGGTGCAGATCGGTGCCACCCAGGTCATCACCCGCCTGGAGGCTGGGGAGAGCCGTATGGTGGCGGTGGAGTGGACGCCGGACCGGGTGGGCCAGGAGACTATCTACGTCTGGGTCGACCCGGAGAATACAATCCAGGAGGTGAACGAGGCGAACAACCTCACTTCCTTCCCCGTCAGCGTGCGGGAGGCGAACCTGACCTGGTATGTGGACGCTTCGGTGACCAAATCCGGGGACGGCCGTTTGCCCGAGACAGCCTTCAAGACCATTGGCGAGGCCATCCCTCACGCCTTGTTCGGGGATACCATCCAGGTCGCGGCCGGCCGCTATCAGGAACAAGTCGCTGTTCCGGCAGGGGTCTCGCTGGTGGGAGAGGGTTGGTCACAATCCGTCATCGACGCAGGAGGCGCAGAGGGACCTGTAGTGCGCCTGGGTACGGACAGCTCACTCCAGGGTTTCACCATTCAAGGCAGTGCGGATGGGTATTTCAACGCTGGCGTCTGGATAGAGCAAGGAGCCGTGGTAGTTCGGGAAAATCGGATTACGGGCAACGCCTTTGGCGTCTGGGCCTGGTTCGAGTCGGATCAGGCTCAGGTGACCATCGAGGGCAACATCATTGACCGCAACAGTCGAGGTGGGGTGAACAGCAACGAACATCCTGTCCTCATTGTGCGCAACAACACGGTGGTGCAGAACGATGAAGGCGGTGTAGTGCTCAACCATAGCGCCGGTTTGGCGGAGAACAATCTGATCATCGGTAATGGTGGGAGCGGGCTGGTCAATCTAGTGGGCGCCACAGTGCGATACAACGACGTGTGGGGCAACAACGACGTGTGGGGCAATGGTGTAGACTACGTGGGAGGCGGCCCTGGTGAGGGAGGACTGTCCATGGACCCCATGTTCCGGGACATGGCGAATGGGGACTATCGGCTGCATGCCGGTTCACCGGCAATAGGCCGTGGGACGCCTGCCGGGACGGATATGGGCGCCCTGCCGTTCACACCCAAAGGAACGCCACCCTCCGAGCTCCAAATTCGTGAAGCCGGTGAATTCCAATGGGAAGTCACATGGTCAGAGAGTGGGGCTCAGGGCTATCATGTGTATATCGGGACCTCTCCAGGCCTCTATTCCTATCGTTTCGACGCCGGCAGGGAAACCCGTTATCTCCTGAATCTCCTGAGCGGTTTGCTCGGCAATTTGACCTACTATGTGGCGGTCACCGGGTACGACGACTTAGGCGATGAGACAGATATCTCTGCCGAGGTGAGCTTTTCCGTGCAGGCCCAGGAACATTTTCTCTATCTTCCTTTGCTCCAAACCCAGTAA
- a CDS encoding class I SAM-dependent methyltransferase has translation MTNLHASFDSTQPDPALFAGEYTLLDSGNASKLEQLGPYRLIRPAPQAIWHPRLPRSEWDQAHAIYERSSSGGGSWHWQRKVSREFDVLFSNLSFRIKLTNFGHLGLFPEQAINWGWLRENIRERLQRTNYRNLHVLNLFAYTGGSTLAASQAGAHVVHVDAAKGVVDWARRNARQCHLDERPIRWLVDDALKFVKREIRRGNRYQGIILDPPSFGRGPKGEVFKIEDDLLPLLEACRELLARDALFVLYSCHTPGFTPIVLANQLADVVGERGGSLEHGEMVIPDSTGRLLPSGTYARWLADS, from the coding sequence ATGACCAATCTGCACGCATCTTTCGACAGCACCCAGCCGGACCCGGCCCTCTTTGCCGGCGAATATACCCTGCTGGATTCGGGCAATGCCAGCAAGCTGGAGCAACTGGGCCCCTACCGCCTGATTCGGCCTGCGCCCCAGGCCATCTGGCATCCTCGCCTGCCCCGCTCCGAGTGGGATCAGGCCCATGCCATCTACGAGCGCAGCTCCAGCGGCGGCGGTTCCTGGCATTGGCAGCGCAAGGTCTCCCGGGAGTTCGACGTCTTGTTCTCCAACCTCTCCTTCCGCATCAAGCTGACCAATTTTGGCCACCTGGGGCTCTTCCCGGAGCAGGCCATCAACTGGGGCTGGCTGCGGGAGAACATCCGGGAGCGCCTGCAGCGGACCAACTACCGCAATCTCCACGTGTTGAACCTCTTCGCCTACACCGGCGGCAGCACCCTGGCCGCCAGCCAGGCCGGCGCCCACGTGGTCCATGTGGATGCGGCCAAAGGGGTGGTGGATTGGGCGCGGCGTAACGCCCGCCAGTGTCACCTGGACGAGCGGCCCATCCGCTGGCTGGTGGACGACGCGCTCAAGTTCGTCAAGCGGGAGATCCGGCGGGGAAACCGCTACCAGGGCATCATCCTGGATCCGCCCTCTTTTGGCCGGGGACCCAAGGGTGAAGTCTTCAAGATCGAGGATGACCTCCTGCCCCTGCTGGAGGCTTGCCGGGAGCTCCTGGCCCGGGATGCCCTCTTTGTCCTCTACAGCTGCCACACCCCCGGCTTCACCCCCATTGTCCTGGCCAACCAGCTGGCCGACGTGGTGGGCGAGCGGGGAGGCAGCCTGGAGCACGGTGAGATGGTCATCCCGGACTCCACGGGCCGGCTTTTGCCCAGCGGCACCTACGCCCGCTGGCTGGCCGACTCGTAA
- a CDS encoding TrmH family RNA methyltransferase → MAITIQSLQNSRIKELVKLSRRRRRDERRVTLVEGVREASRALAAGIVPQEAYICPGLMVDEAAQALGAELARLEAAGALRLFEVTPEVFAKIAYRGESGGVVLVIPYLSHTLDELARRRPTFLAVIEGVEKPGNLGAILRTADAAGVDAVIVCAGATDIHNPNVVRASLGTLFTVPVVEASSEETIAWLRQQGIRTLAATPAGEVPYTAVDMTGPVAVVLGSEAHGLSPTWLAAADARVYIPMRGMADSLNLAISAALLLYEVVRQREGEGAGGAQVAGG, encoded by the coding sequence ATGGCCATCACCATCCAAAGCCTTCAGAACAGCCGCATCAAAGAGCTGGTCAAGTTGAGCCGGCGCCGCCGTCGGGATGAGCGCCGGGTGACCCTGGTGGAAGGGGTGCGGGAAGCCAGCCGGGCCCTGGCCGCGGGCATCGTGCCCCAGGAGGCGTACATCTGCCCCGGGCTCATGGTGGACGAAGCCGCCCAGGCCCTGGGGGCTGAACTGGCCCGCCTGGAGGCTGCAGGCGCCCTGCGCCTTTTCGAAGTGACCCCGGAAGTCTTCGCCAAGATTGCCTATCGGGGCGAGAGCGGCGGCGTGGTGCTGGTCATCCCTTACCTGAGCCACACCCTGGACGAGCTGGCCCGGCGGCGGCCCACCTTCCTGGCGGTGATCGAAGGGGTGGAAAAGCCGGGCAACCTGGGGGCCATCCTGCGCACCGCGGACGCCGCGGGCGTCGACGCGGTCATCGTCTGTGCTGGCGCCACCGACATCCACAACCCCAACGTGGTGCGGGCCAGCCTGGGGACCCTCTTCACCGTGCCGGTGGTAGAGGCGTCCAGCGAGGAGACCATCGCCTGGCTGCGGCAGCAGGGGATCCGCACCCTGGCGGCCACGCCGGCGGGGGAGGTCCCGTACACCGCCGTGGACATGACCGGCCCGGTGGCCGTGGTGTTGGGCAGCGAGGCCCACGGCCTCAGCCCGACCTGGCTGGCCGCGGCCGACGCGCGGGTCTACATCCCCATGCGGGGCATGGCGGACAGCCTGAACCTGGCCATCTCCGCCGCGCTGTTGTTGTATGAGGTGGTGCGCCAGCGGGAGGGGGAAGGCGCTGGTGGCGCGCAGGTTGCCGGCGGTTGA
- a CDS encoding iron ABC transporter substrate-binding protein has translation MKAFKWAGTEARRRAGWVLSALLLVAMVAACAPVQPAAPGEAAPAADAGSLVIYSGRSENLVQPIIDRFAESTGIQVEVRYGSTPEVAATLLEEGANSPADVFFAQDPGGLGAVMNAGLLADLPEEILNRVKPRFRSPAGKWVGVSGRARVVVYNTEMLTEADLPADIWDFVDPQWAGRIGWAPTNASFQAMVTAMRVAWGEEKTRQWLEGILANDPVVFEGNSPIVAAVGAGEIEVGFVNHYYLYRFLREEGEDFKARNYFLPGGGPGSLVMVAGVGQLAAARNPENAQKFIEFLVSPEAQQYFTEQTYEYPVIDDVPPPEGLVPLEELNAIDIDLADLADLQGTTRLLSEVGVLP, from the coding sequence TTGAAAGCTTTCAAATGGGCCGGGACCGAAGCCCGGCGAAGGGCCGGATGGGTACTGAGCGCGTTACTGTTGGTTGCCATGGTGGCGGCCTGTGCGCCGGTGCAGCCCGCCGCTCCCGGGGAGGCCGCCCCGGCTGCCGATGCTGGTTCCCTGGTCATCTACTCAGGCCGCAGTGAAAACCTGGTCCAGCCCATCATCGACCGTTTCGCCGAGTCCACGGGGATTCAGGTGGAGGTGCGCTATGGGAGTACGCCCGAGGTAGCGGCTACCTTGCTGGAAGAGGGCGCCAACTCGCCGGCCGACGTCTTCTTCGCCCAGGATCCGGGCGGCCTGGGCGCGGTGATGAACGCCGGGCTCCTGGCCGACCTGCCCGAAGAGATCCTGAACCGGGTCAAGCCCCGCTTCCGCTCCCCTGCAGGGAAATGGGTCGGGGTGTCCGGCCGCGCCCGGGTGGTGGTCTACAACACCGAGATGCTCACCGAGGCCGACCTGCCCGCGGATATCTGGGACTTCGTCGATCCCCAGTGGGCCGGGCGCATCGGCTGGGCGCCCACCAACGCGTCCTTCCAGGCCATGGTGACTGCCATGCGGGTGGCCTGGGGCGAGGAGAAGACCCGCCAGTGGCTGGAGGGAATCCTGGCCAATGACCCTGTGGTCTTTGAGGGCAACTCCCCCATCGTGGCTGCGGTGGGCGCCGGTGAGATCGAGGTGGGCTTCGTCAACCACTACTACCTCTACCGCTTCCTGCGGGAGGAGGGCGAGGACTTCAAGGCCCGCAACTACTTCCTGCCCGGCGGCGGTCCTGGCTCCCTGGTGATGGTGGCCGGCGTGGGCCAGCTGGCCGCAGCCAGGAACCCGGAGAACGCCCAAAAGTTCATCGAGTTCCTGGTCTCGCCCGAGGCGCAGCAGTACTTCACCGAGCAGACCTACGAGTACCCGGTGATCGATGACGTGCCCCCGCCGGAGGGATTGGTCCCCCTGGAAGAGCTCAACGCCATCGACATCGACCTGGCCGACCTGGCCGACCTCCAGGGTACGACTCGCCTGCTGTCGGAGGTGGGCGTCCTGCCCTGA
- a CDS encoding ABC transporter substrate-binding protein, producing MKTHAMLRTLMALTFAFWICTAIGVHNVLAQENQPGTPPGTTDHTGAWVDTVIFTAQPSVTTAIEQLRTSQLDIYAADIVSGALLETVENDPNLDYVRFFGGYNELTINPAGPRFQDGRLNPFSNYRIREALNWLIDRNFIAQTIFQGAATPKYVPLIPADADYVRYREAIQAIETRYAYDTAQALAAIDTEMRSMGATLVNGKWYDGGQPIVVIFLIRSEDLRRQIGDYIADQLEMAGFTVDRQYKTGSEAAAIYLQSDPREGAWHLYTSGWLTTSARRDAGSNFLFFYTPSGMAVPLWQSYNPSPEFQEVASRLANRTYTTMAERDDLFRRALEASFQDPGVGSVRIWLVNGESFSPFRSAISVAVSRVGGIAGVQAWPHTVRFKEQEGGVIRIAQTRSTPMGPWNPLGGSDWLQDTMPIRATQDWALMTDPEDGLPWPHRIEAAEVVAQKGLPIVRTHPWVTLTFASSITVSTDAWVDWDPVQQRFITAGEKFGQPQTARIKSTVRYPADLFQTVKWHDGSPLDVADFVMRMILTFDRGKPESPIFDESAQPGLESFLSHFKGVRIVSLDPLVIETYEDAWELDAEHNVHTWWPGYATGPGAWHNLAPGIRAEADGALAFTAAKADKTGVGWMDYVQGSSLTVLANYLNTSAASTYIPYANTLGAYVTTEEAQDRWNRLSAWYGARGHFWVGTGPFYLDVVTPTLTLQRFADYPDVAEKWDFVVEGARTWLNYPDGAPGSYFTVQGDNFPPNTSVQVLVNQHLLGEVNTDGAGRFSLILATAEADEGYYWVTATVNPTATTLLFLDADKPLRAQEGSGPMLSVPKGIAYTDLLFLPVTRR from the coding sequence ATGAAGACGCACGCCATGCTCCGCACGTTGATGGCGCTCACATTCGCATTCTGGATCTGCACGGCAATTGGTGTACACAACGTTCTGGCCCAGGAGAACCAACCCGGCACGCCGCCGGGGACCACCGACCACACCGGGGCATGGGTGGACACGGTTATCTTTACCGCCCAGCCGTCAGTGACCACCGCCATTGAACAGTTACGCACCTCCCAATTGGACATCTACGCAGCCGATATCGTAAGCGGCGCTCTCCTTGAAACGGTGGAAAACGATCCGAACCTGGACTACGTGCGCTTCTTTGGCGGCTACAACGAGCTGACCATCAACCCCGCCGGTCCCCGCTTCCAGGACGGTCGCTTGAACCCCTTCTCCAACTATCGCATCCGGGAAGCCCTCAACTGGTTGATCGACCGGAACTTCATTGCCCAGACGATATTCCAAGGGGCAGCCACGCCGAAGTATGTGCCGCTCATTCCGGCCGATGCCGACTACGTGCGGTATCGGGAAGCTATTCAGGCCATTGAAACCCGTTACGCCTATGATACAGCCCAGGCCCTGGCTGCCATCGACACAGAGATGCGCAGCATGGGTGCCACTCTAGTCAACGGCAAGTGGTACGATGGAGGTCAGCCCATCGTTGTCATTTTCTTGATCCGCAGTGAAGATCTGCGTCGGCAGATAGGGGACTACATCGCGGACCAACTGGAAATGGCGGGCTTTACGGTAGATCGTCAATACAAGACAGGCTCAGAGGCTGCGGCCATCTATCTCCAATCTGATCCTAGGGAAGGAGCCTGGCACCTATATACAAGTGGCTGGCTCACAACCTCGGCCAGGCGGGATGCAGGGAGTAATTTTCTGTTCTTCTATACCCCATCAGGTATGGCGGTGCCCCTGTGGCAATCATACAACCCGTCGCCAGAGTTTCAGGAAGTGGCAAGTCGCCTGGCCAATCGGACCTACACCACCATGGCAGAACGAGATGACCTGTTCCGTCGGGCATTGGAGGCTTCTTTCCAGGATCCAGGTGTAGGTTCGGTACGCATTTGGCTGGTAAACGGGGAAAGCTTTTCCCCGTTTCGTTCCGCGATATCTGTTGCTGTCAGCCGGGTGGGTGGCATTGCCGGTGTCCAGGCCTGGCCGCACACGGTACGCTTCAAGGAACAGGAGGGTGGCGTGATACGCATCGCCCAGACGCGATCCACCCCGATGGGTCCCTGGAACCCCTTGGGAGGGAGCGACTGGCTCCAGGATACCATGCCCATTCGCGCTACTCAAGATTGGGCCCTAATGACCGATCCGGAGGACGGGTTGCCCTGGCCTCATCGCATCGAGGCCGCGGAAGTGGTAGCCCAGAAGGGATTACCCATTGTGCGGACTCATCCTTGGGTCACCCTGACCTTCGCCTCTAGCATCACCGTGTCGACCGATGCCTGGGTAGACTGGGATCCCGTGCAGCAGCGCTTCATCACTGCCGGGGAAAAGTTCGGCCAGCCTCAGACGGCCCGCATCAAGAGCACTGTCCGCTATCCGGCGGACTTGTTCCAGACCGTCAAATGGCATGACGGGAGCCCTTTGGATGTGGCCGACTTCGTCATGCGTATGATTTTGACCTTTGACCGGGGCAAGCCGGAGAGTCCCATCTTTGACGAAAGCGCCCAGCCCGGTCTGGAGAGCTTTTTGAGTCACTTCAAGGGTGTTCGCATCGTTTCTCTGGACCCCTTGGTCATCGAGACCTACGAAGATGCGTGGGAACTGGACGCTGAGCACAACGTCCATACCTGGTGGCCTGGGTACGCTACAGGCCCTGGCGCCTGGCACAACCTGGCTCCGGGTATCCGTGCAGAGGCGGACGGCGCGCTGGCCTTCACGGCAGCGAAGGCCGACAAGACTGGCGTAGGTTGGATGGACTACGTACAGGGTTCTAGCCTGACGGTGCTGGCGAACTACCTGAACACCAGCGCCGCCTCAACGTATATCCCCTATGCCAACACCCTAGGAGCTTACGTGACCACGGAGGAGGCGCAAGATCGCTGGAATCGCCTGTCGGCCTGGTATGGGGCCAGGGGCCATTTCTGGGTGGGCACCGGTCCTTTCTACCTGGACGTGGTCACACCCACCCTCACCCTGCAACGTTTTGCCGACTATCCCGACGTGGCGGAGAAGTGGGACTTCGTGGTGGAGGGAGCCCGCACCTGGTTGAACTATCCGGACGGCGCGCCGGGCAGCTATTTCACCGTACAGGGAGACAACTTCCCGCCCAATACGTCGGTGCAGGTACTGGTCAACCAGCATCTATTAGGTGAGGTGAACACAGATGGAGCGGGACGCTTTTCCCTGATCCTGGCCACTGCAGAGGCGGACGAGGGCTACTACTGGGTGACGGCTACGGTGAATCCTACGGCCACCACGCTCCTGTTCCTGGATGCAGACAAGCCCCTGCGCGCGCAGGAAGGCAGCGGGCCGATGCTCTCCGTGCCCAAGGGCATTGCCTACACCGACCTGCTCTTCCTGCCTGTGACCCGGCGTTGA